From one Humulus lupulus chromosome 8, drHumLupu1.1, whole genome shotgun sequence genomic stretch:
- the LOC133796966 gene encoding uncharacterized protein LOC133796966, with amino-acid sequence MDKKKVSVPLVCHGHSRPVVDLFYSPVTPDGFFLISASKDSSPMLRNGETGDWIGTFEGHKGAVWSCGLDTNALRAATGSADFSAKVWDALTGDVLHSFEHKHIVRACAFSEDTHRLLTGGFEKVLRIYDLNRPDAPPREVDKSPGSVRTVAWLHSDQTILSSCTDMGGVRLWDVRSGKIVQTLETKSSVTSAEVSQDGRYITTADGSTVKFWDANYFGLVKSYEMPCTVESASLEPKYGNKFIAGGEDMWIHVFDFHTGEEITCNKGHHGPVHCVRFSPGGESYASGSEDGTIRIWQTGPLTNEDTEAVTANGSAGKVKVTADEVSRKIEGFQIADEGKSGEKEEAGNE; translated from the exons ATGGATAAGAAGAAGGTGTCTGTTCCCCTTGTTTGCCATGGCCATTCGCGTCCTGTGGTTGATTTGTTCTACAGTCCAGTCACGCCTGATGGGTTCTTCCTCATTAGTGCCAGCAAGG ATTCCAGTCCCATGCTGAGGAATGGGGAGACTGGTGATTGGATTGGAACATTTGAAGGACATAAAGGTGCAGTGTGGAGTTGCGGCTTGGATACCAATGCTCTTCGTGCTGCAACTGGTTCTGCTGACTTCTCTGC GAAAGTTTGGGATGCCTTAACTGGGGATGTACTACACTCTTTTGAGCATAAGCACATTGTTCGAGCCTGCGCCTTTTCAGAG GATACACACCGTTTATTAACTGGAGGATTTGAGAAAGTTCTTCGGATCTATGATTTGAATCGGCCAGATGCCCCTCCTAGAGAAGTGGACAAATCCCCTGGTTCAGTTAGAACTGTTGCATGGCTCCACAGCGATCAGACAATATTAAGTTCTTGTACTGATATGGGTGGTGTGAG ATTATGGGATGTAAGAAGTGGTAAAATAGTTCAAACTCTTGAAACCAAGTCATCTGTCACTAGTGCTGAGGTTAGTCAAGATGGTCGCTACATAACAACTGCTGATGGATCTACTGTTAAGTTCTGGGATGCAAATTA TTTCGGGTTGGTGAAGAGCTATGAAATGCCATGCACGGTGGAATCAGCTTCGCTGGAACCAAAATATGGGAACAAGTTCATTGCTGGGGGAGAAGATATGTGGATCCATGTATTTGATTTCCACACCGGTGAAGAGATTA CATGCAACAAGGGTCATCATGGTCCTGTTCACTGTGTGCGTTTCTCTCCTGGAGGGGAATCATATGCCTCAGGATCTGAGGATGGAACCATTAGAATATGGCAGACTGGCCCTTTGACAAACGAAGACACTGAAGCTGTTACAGCAAATGGGTCAGCTGGAAAAGTGAAGGTAACTGCAGATGAGGTTTCTCGGAAAATTGAAGGGTTCCAAATTGCCGACGAAGGAAAATCTGGAGAGAAGGAAGAGGCAGGAAATGAGTGA
- the LOC133796965 gene encoding 26S proteasome regulatory subunit 8 homolog A, producing MATVGVESKLPEAMPEETCSAKSTKQGEGLRQYYLQHIHELQLQVRQKTHNLNRLEAQRNELNSRVRMLREELQLLQEPGSYVGEVVKVMGKNKVLVKVHPEGKYVVDIDKSIDITKITPSTRVALRNDSYVLHLILPSKVDPLVNLMKVEKVPDSTYDMIGGLDQQIKEIKEVIELPIKHPELFESLGIAQPKGVLLYGPPGTGKTLLARAVAHHTDCTFIRVSGSELVQKYIGEGSRMVRELFVMAREHAPSIIFMDEIDSIGSARMESGSGNGDSEVQRTMLELLNQLDGFEASNKIKVLMATNRIDILDQALLRPGRIDRKIEFPNPNGDSRFDILKIHSRRMNLMRGIDLKKIAEKMNGASGAELKAVCTEAGMFALRERRVHVTQEDFEMAVAKVMKKDTEKNMSLRKLWK from the exons ATGGCGACAGTCGGGGTGGAATCCAAATTACCAGAGGCCATGCCGGAGGAGACTTGCTCGGCCAAGTCGACGAAGCAAGGGGAAGGTCTCAGACAGTACTACCTCCAACACATTCATGAGCTCCAGCTTCAGGTCCGCCAGAAGACCCACAATCTTAATCGTCTCGAAGCTCAGCGCAATGAGCTCAATTCAAGAG TGAGGATGCTTAGGGAAGAGCTACAACTGCTTCAGGAACCTGGATCCTATGTTGGCGAAGTAGTCAAAGTAATGGGAAAAAACAAGGTCTTGGTTAAG GTTCATCCAGAAGGAAAATACGTTGTCGATATTGATAAAAGCATTGATATCACAAAGATTACACCATCAACTAGAGTTGCTCTCCGCAACGACAGTTATGTTCTTCATCTGATCTTGCCGAGCAAAGTAGATCCTTTGGTTAACCTTATGAAAGTTGAAAAGGTTCCAGATTCTACATATGATATGATTGGTGGGCTTGATCAGCAGATCAAAGAAATTAAAGAG GTTATTGAGCTTCCTATTAAACACCCTGAGTTGTTTGAGAGTCTTGGAATAGCTCAACCAAAG GGTGTCCTTCTGTATGGCCCTCCGGGTACAGGAAAGACACTTTTGGCGAGAGCTGTGGCTCATCATACCGATTGTACTTTCATCAGGGTTTCTGGTTCTGAATTAGTTCAGAAATACATTGGAGAAGGCTCTAGAATGGTTAGGGAACTTTTTGTCATGGCAAG GGAGCATGCTCCATCGATCATCTTTATGGATGAAATTGATAGTATTGGGTCTGCTCGAATGGAGTCTGGAAGTGGCAATGGAGACAGTGAAGTGCAGCGGACTATGCTGGAGCTTCTCAACCAGTTGGATGGATTTGAAGCATCAAACAAGATCAAG GTATTGATGGCAACAAATCGCATTGATATTTTGGATCAAGCCCTCCTTAGGCCAGGGAGAATTGACAGAAAGATTGAGTTTCCAAATCCTAATGGTGAT TCTCGTTTCGACATCTTGAAAATTCATTCAAGGAGAATGAATTTAATGCGTGGGATTGATCTGAAGAAGATTGCAGAGAAGATGAATGGGGCATCTGGTGCAGAGCTGAAG GCTGTATGCACAGAAGCAGGGATGTTTGCTTTGAGGGAGAGAAGGGTTCATGTAACTCAGGAAGACTTTGAGATGGCAGTGGCCAAGGTTATGAAGAAGGATACTGAGAAAAACATGTCGTTGCGCAAGCTATGGAAGTAG